A portion of the Cryptomeria japonica chromosome 5, Sugi_1.0, whole genome shotgun sequence genome contains these proteins:
- the LOC131049193 gene encoding G-type lectin S-receptor-like serine/threonine-protein kinase At2g19130: MARNSIVAKTWLNFCLLLCVMVTLLHKCQSLAIDREDTLPMGTALTANQTLLSKNGTFALGFFSPNNTNNWYIGIWYAKISEKTIVWVANRENPLRKMPGVLKLSRDGYLRLYDLQGRSVWTSDNSLKASWATMLESGNLVMVGTRAGNISEIVWESFQHPVDTWLPGMKMWKGMKLTSWKSSSDPAPGPFSFQMDPSPGKTQLLLISNNRSQYSSTGEWNGEYFANMPGYALAGSYVKVEFVIFSPSTMYCSFTTSSMIMGRAILEKNGLLRGYYMIQNGAWMLDGFVPRDQCNVCGVCGANAVCNGYARLSTNVEGNANVTCTCLQGFRPKNSHAWDSQEYWLSGCVHRSPLQCSLTNSTDGFLEVKGKHLADDKAIPYSKEQTLSGCQHACLNNCSCMAFWLSSSSPPVCRLWFGDFMNVRDCPGRRSFYLRLAASELRGSTSKPRNKSIGLHILLPGGAAALGLVLVLAVFIMWKRGRMLTEDDVPTSLRTFTFRKLQVATNNFRHKLGSGSFGSVFKGTLPDNTLVAVKELKSSAQAEKQFRAEITTIGNIHHVNLVRLLGFCAERSRRLLVYEYMPNGSLESLLFRGNDGEAQGELLNWKTRFQIALGTARGLAYIHEECIDRIIHCDIKPENILLDAEFCPRVADFGMAKLVGRDFSRVLTTTRGTIGYLAPEWISGLPITPKADVYSFGITLLEIISGRRNIDLNAPEPSSYLFHPWAADQVHRGNLMALVDGRISGEVDAHEVRRAIAASILCIQEDENVRPTMAQVVNILEGIVDTNAPQIQASLGSLPDHHGGEQEGDLI, from the coding sequence ATGGCGAGGAACAGTATAGTAGCCAAAACTTGGCTAAACTTTTGTCTCTTGCTCTGTGTTATGGTTACTCTACTTCATAAATGCCAATCATTGGCAATTGACAGGGAAGACACCCTTCCAATGGGGACTGCCCTCACTGCAAATCAGACCCTGCTCTCAAAGAATGGCACCTTTGCATTGGGATTTTTCAGTCCCAACAACACCAATAACTGGTATATTGGCATCTGGTATGCTAAAATATCTGAGAAAACTATTGTTTGGGTGGCTAATCGTGAAAATCCTCTCAGAAAAATGCCCGGTGTTTTAAAGTTATCAAGAGATGGTTATCTTCGACTGTATGATTTACAAGGACGATCAGTTTGGACGTCCGACAACAGCTTGAAGGCGTCCTGGGCAACGATGTTGGAATCAGGTAATTTGGTTATGGTAGGAACACGGGCCGGCAATATCTCTGAAATTGTTTGGGAAAGTTTCCAACATCCCGTGGATACATGGCTGCCAGGGATGAAGATGTGGAAAGGAATGAAACTCACTTCTTGGAAGAGTTCTTCTGATCCGGCACCTGGACCTTTCTCTTTCCAAATGGACCCTTCACCAGGAAAGACTCAGTTACTGCTCATCTCTAACAACAGGAGTCAGTACTCGTCTACCGGAGAGTGGAATGGAGAGTATTTCGCAAATATGCCAGGATATGCCTTGGCGGGCTCTTATGTTAAAGTAGAGTTTGTAATTTTTTCTCCTTCAACAATGTATTGCTCATTTACAACTAGCAGTATGATAATGGGACGCGCAATTTTGGAAAAGAATGGTTTACTTCGAGGTTACTATATGATCCAAAATGGTGCATGGATGCTGGATGGGTTTGTACCCAGGGATCAATGCAATGTTTGTGGTGTGTGTGGGGCTAATGCAGTATGCAATGGCTATGCTAGGTTGAGTACCAATGTCGAAGGTAATGCCAATGTTACATGCACTTGTCTGCAGGGGTTCAGGCCCAAAAATAGCCATGCTTGGGATTCTCAAGAATACTGGTTAAGTGGTTGTGTTCACCGAAGTCCATTGCAGTGCTCACTCACAAATTCTACGGACGGTTTTTTGGAAGTGAAGGGCAAGCACTTGGCCGACGATAAAGCTATTCCATATAGCAAGGAGCAAACTCTGAGTGGATGCCAACATGCCTGCCTCAACAACTGCTCGTGCATGGCGTTTTGGCTCAGTAGCTCATCTCCTCCTGTGTGTCGTTTGTGGTTTGGGGATTTTATGAATGTGAGGGACTGCCCCGGCCGCCGGTCATTTTATCTCCGTTTGGCAGCATCTGAGTTACGAGGCTCGACATCCAAGCCGAGAAATAAATCCATTGGCCTTCACATTTTGCTTCCTGGGGGTGCTGCGGCTCTGGGTCTTGTTCTTGTTCTCGCCGTGTTTATTATGTGGAAACGTGGAAGGATGCTCACGGAGGATGACGTCCCCACATCCCTCAGAACATTCACTTTCCGAAAGTTGCAGGTTGCAACAAATAATTTCAGGCATAAGCTGGGAAGCGGATCATTCGGCTCTGTGTTCAAAGGAACTCTACCAGACAATACTCTGGTCGCTGTCAAAGAATTAAAGAGTTCAGCGCAAGCAGAAAAGCAATTCCGTGCAGAAATAACTACCATTGGTAACATACATCATGTGAATCTGGTCAGGCTGTTGGGATTTTGTGCAGAGAGATCTCGAAGGttactagtttatgagtacatgccCAACGGCTCTCTTGAATCCTTGCTGTTCCGCGGGAATGACGGAGAAGCGCAAGGGGAGTTGTTGAATTGGAAAACCAGATTTCAGATAGCGTTGGGCACTGCACGAGGATTAGCTTATATCCACGAGGAGTGCATAGATCGCATCATTCACTGTGATATTAAGCCAGAAAACATTCTCCTTGACGCCGAGTTTTGTCCCAGAGTAGCTGATTTTGGGATGGCAAAGCTGGTGGGTAGAGATTTCAGCCGTGTACTGACCACCACGAGGGGAACTATAGGTTATTTGGCTCCAGAGTGGATCTCCGGTCTTCCTATCACTCCCAAAGCAGACGTATATAGTTTTGGTATTACACTGCTGGAGATCATATCAGGACGCAGGAATATCGACCTCAATGCGCCCGAGCCTAGCTCGTATTTATTCCATCCATGGGCTGCAGATCAAGTCCACAGAGGAAACCTCATGGCTCTTGTTGATGGGAGGATTTCAGGTGAAGTAGATGCTCATGAGGTGAGAAGGGCTATTGCAGCAAGCATATTATGCATTCAAGAAGACGAGAATGTTAGGCCAACCATGGCTCAAGTCGTGAACATACTCGAAGGGATAGTGGACACAAACGCACCGCAAATTCAGGCATCTCTAGGCAGTCTTCCAGATCACCATGGAGGTGAGCAGGAGGGCGATCTTATTTAA